From Fusobacterium sp. DD2, a single genomic window includes:
- a CDS encoding sensor histidine kinase, whose protein sequence is MKISKNSLLVRMVFYNNIAIIVASITVALFLTFIAFQNIEMKVIDSARDKISLVNRAYNGEILRAKDDLNRIIRNIPEIEDNSSHNKYTYTQRADIIKNQLVKIDKKLYSESIVSIVDDEGNVLGEASDANHSSKIDKSNFRRNLSNADSNIKTSYFSKVDDDIYTRIIVKYGVNSGKRHYILLTLPMNLPILKELGILAGLNEQDKIFLLVGDKYKYGTFAHIDDDSLNLRKEENPFTKRGYNYLYKKRKVNNDTYYIVLSDLYNYNIDYIGSMGIGIYYENIEIMKIIVSLSVIFIVLLFVTISTTISAKLFSRLLEPLSRIVAAAEEVSKGNYKINVKPEGVDEMRTLSKTFNQMAADIRENQQQSVNKNRKLMGTLKRIDAIEKILMSIQIEDDMNVTVKEILHALTSEMGLGYSRAMYFRYSREIDTMVGELSVVNNKVKKEAFNSDDNTGGFKFQIEELDKLIHLIKIPFKSENLIAKALIEKRIISYNEKGYKYTLGNDLFKSLGIKNFLIMPIYSEVRNYGCIVVDYYGKDNIISQEEIELLTLLFLNISIRIKNKTLEEEKIDYERTATIGKLVDRFFNGRELSFEKMLEFMERMYEYDYNNAFLKIQIQEIKNEISKLRREKEILNEYVTVKKNNPLEIIDIEKLFYELIDELEPALAAAGVNISTFINYNGMVLGNRSRLKRAFYEIIKNAKESFEGKADDNKKINIIVTKEKNIDKIKINIIDNGKGMTQDQLTNIFEPFVGYNQNAPGLGLSIVSRIIKDHHGVIKYSSRLNEGTDVKITLNIYKEEII, encoded by the coding sequence ATGAAAATAAGTAAAAATTCTCTTCTAGTCAGGATGGTATTTTACAATAATATAGCAATAATAGTTGCATCAATTACAGTTGCTCTATTCTTGACATTTATAGCTTTTCAAAATATAGAGATGAAAGTTATAGATTCAGCAAGGGATAAGATCTCTCTTGTAAATAGAGCCTATAATGGTGAAATATTAAGAGCTAAAGATGATCTTAATAGAATTATTAGAAATATTCCTGAAATAGAAGACAACTCATCTCACAATAAATATACTTACACACAAAGAGCTGACATAATAAAAAATCAATTGGTAAAAATAGATAAAAAACTTTATTCAGAATCAATTGTTTCAATTGTAGATGACGAAGGAAATGTATTGGGAGAGGCAAGTGATGCAAATCATAGTTCTAAAATAGATAAAAGTAATTTTAGAAGAAATCTTTCTAATGCTGACAGTAATATAAAGACAAGCTATTTTTCGAAGGTTGATGATGACATTTATACAAGAATAATAGTAAAATATGGTGTTAACTCTGGAAAAAGACATTATATTCTTTTAACTTTGCCTATGAATCTTCCAATTCTTAAGGAACTTGGAATTTTAGCAGGGTTAAATGAACAGGATAAGATATTCCTTTTAGTTGGTGATAAATATAAATATGGAACTTTTGCTCATATTGATGACGATAGTCTGAATTTGAGAAAAGAGGAAAATCCATTTACTAAAAGAGGATATAACTACCTTTATAAAAAGAGAAAAGTAAATAATGATACCTATTATATTGTCTTAAGTGATTTATATAATTATAATATCGATTATATAGGAAGTATGGGTATTGGAATATACTATGAAAATATAGAGATAATGAAGATAATTGTTTCACTCTCTGTAATTTTTATAGTTCTATTATTTGTAACAATAAGTACAACTATCTCAGCAAAACTTTTCAGTAGACTTTTAGAGCCACTATCAAGAATAGTGGCAGCAGCAGAAGAGGTAAGTAAGGGAAACTATAAGATAAATGTAAAACCTGAAGGTGTAGATGAAATGAGAACTCTCTCTAAGACATTTAACCAGATGGCAGCAGATATAAGAGAAAATCAGCAACAATCTGTAAATAAAAACAGAAAACTTATGGGAACTTTAAAAAGAATCGATGCTATTGAAAAAATACTGATGAGTATTCAAATAGAAGATGATATGAATGTTACCGTAAAAGAGATACTTCATGCTCTTACTTCAGAGATGGGACTTGGTTATAGTAGAGCTATGTATTTTAGATATAGTAGAGAGATAGATACTATGGTAGGGGAACTTTCTGTAGTAAATAATAAAGTTAAAAAGGAAGCTTTTAATAGTGATGATAATACCGGTGGATTTAAGTTCCAGATAGAAGAACTTGATAAACTGATTCATCTGATTAAAATACCTTTTAAAAGTGAAAATCTTATAGCAAAGGCACTTATTGAGAAAAGAATTATATCTTATAATGAAAAAGGGTATAAATATACTCTTGGAAATGATCTTTTTAAGAGTCTTGGAATAAAGAACTTTTTAATAATGCCAATATATAGTGAAGTAAGAAATTATGGATGTATAGTGGTTGACTATTATGGAAAAGATAACATAATAAGCCAGGAAGAGATAGAACTTTTAACTTTACTATTTTTAAATATATCTATCCGTATAAAAAACAAAACTCTTGAAGAAGAAAAAATAGATTATGAAAGAACTGCAACTATTGGTAAATTAGTAGACAGATTTTTCAATGGTAGAGAGCTTTCATTTGAAAAGATGCTTGAATTTATGGAGAGAATGTATGAGTATGATTATAATAATGCATTCTTAAAAATTCAGATTCAGGAGATAAAAAATGAGATAAGTAAATTGAGGCGTGAAAAAGAGATTCTTAATGAGTATGTAACTGTTAAGAAAAATAACCCTCTTGAGATAATAGATATAGAGAAACTTTTTTATGAACTTATAGATGAACTTGAACCTGCTCTTGCAGCAGCAGGAGTAAATATTTCCACATTTATCAACTACAATGGAATGGTACTTGGAAATAGATCAAGACTAAAAAGAGCTTTCTATGAGATTATAAAAAATGCTAAGGAATCATTTGAAGGAAAAGCAGATGACAATAAAAAAATAAATATTATAGTGACAAAAGAAAAAAATATAGATAAAATAAAAATAAATATAATTGACAATGGTAAAGGAATGACACAGGATCAGCTTACAAATATTTTTGAACCATTTGTTGGTTATAATCAAAATGCTCCAGGATTAGGGCTTTCAATAGTATCAAGAATTATAAAAGACCACCATGGAGTAATAAAATATTCGTCAAGATTAAATGAAGGAACAGACGTAAAAATAACTTTAAATATATACAAGGAGGAGATTATATAA
- the ileS gene encoding isoleucine--tRNA ligase, with protein MSEKDYGATLNLPKTSFQMRANLPNKEPKIIKKWQEDNIYEKGLNKGTKSFILHDGPPYANGNIHIGHALNKILKDIILKYKRLNGFNAPYVPGWDTHGLPIELKVTEKLGEKAKEMDALQIRKLCTEYALKWVETQKEGFVRLGVLGDWDNPYLTLRPEYEAKQLEVFGELYENGYIFKGLKPIYWSPVTETALAEAEIEYKNVTSPSIYVKMKGNKDLMEKLGMNEEVWVVIWTTTPWTLPANVAISLNPNFEYGVYKTEKGNLILCKDLAEQAFKEIGIENFELIKEFVGSDIERTTYEHPFLERTGTIILGTHVTADAGTGCVHTAPGHGQDDYVVGTRYGMPVISPINNKGVLTEEAGQFAGMFYLKANKAIVAHLTETEHLLKLKEITHSYPHDWRSKTPVIFRATEQWFVKAEGSDLRDRALKALDNVEFIPAWGRNRIGSMLETRPDWCISRQRVWGVPIPVFYNEETGKEIFNKEILARVIEFVKKEGSAAWLTHTPEELIGEELLEKLNLKGATLRKETNIMDVWFDSGVSHRAVLETRGNLLHRPADLYLEGSDQHRGWFQTSLLTSIGSTHDAPYKRILTHGFVNDGEGKKMSKSLGNVVVPADVIKVYGADILRLWCASVDYREDVKISDNILKQMAEAYRRVRNTARYILGNSNDFDPALDKVDYKELHEIDKWALNKLEVLKRKVTENYDKFEFYNLFQDIHYFAGVDMSAFYLDIIKDRLYTEGTNSLARRSAQTVMTEILVTLTKMIAPILSFTAEEIWGTLPEALKDAESVLLTNWYENNDQYLNPELDKKWTEIIKVRKEANKVLEKARQGQDRIIGNSLDAKVLLHSDDEKLQEFLKANRERIEMALIVSQLEIVDTIDDTFVKGEEVPELFTKVMHADGEKCERCWKYSTEIGKDADHPTLCPRCASVLKNN; from the coding sequence ATGAGTGAAAAGGATTATGGAGCTACCCTTAATCTTCCGAAAACTAGTTTTCAGATGAGGGCAAATCTTCCTAACAAGGAACCAAAAATCATCAAAAAATGGCAAGAAGACAACATCTATGAAAAAGGATTAAACAAAGGAACTAAAAGTTTCATATTGCATGATGGACCACCATATGCAAATGGAAATATACATATAGGACATGCTTTAAATAAGATATTAAAAGATATTATTTTAAAATACAAAAGATTAAACGGATTTAACGCTCCATATGTACCTGGATGGGATACTCACGGGTTACCAATTGAGTTAAAAGTTACAGAAAAGCTTGGAGAAAAAGCTAAAGAGATGGATGCATTACAAATTAGAAAACTTTGTACTGAGTATGCTCTTAAATGGGTAGAAACTCAAAAAGAAGGATTTGTAAGATTAGGAGTACTAGGAGACTGGGATAATCCATATCTAACTTTAAGACCTGAATATGAAGCAAAACAACTTGAAGTATTTGGAGAACTTTATGAAAATGGATATATTTTCAAAGGGTTAAAACCAATTTACTGGTCACCAGTAACAGAAACTGCACTTGCAGAAGCTGAAATTGAATATAAAAATGTAACTTCACCTTCAATCTATGTAAAAATGAAGGGAAATAAAGATTTAATGGAAAAACTTGGAATGAATGAAGAAGTATGGGTTGTAATTTGGACAACAACTCCTTGGACACTTCCTGCAAACGTTGCAATTTCATTAAATCCAAACTTCGAATATGGAGTATATAAAACAGAAAAAGGAAATCTAATTCTATGTAAAGATCTTGCTGAACAAGCATTTAAAGAGATTGGAATAGAAAACTTTGAATTAATAAAAGAGTTTGTAGGATCAGATATTGAAAGAACTACTTATGAGCATCCATTCTTAGAAAGAACTGGAACAATTATTTTAGGAACTCACGTAACTGCTGATGCAGGTACAGGTTGTGTACATACAGCTCCTGGACATGGACAAGATGACTATGTAGTTGGAACTAGATATGGAATGCCAGTTATCTCTCCTATCAACAATAAAGGGGTATTAACTGAAGAAGCAGGACAATTTGCTGGTATGTTCTACTTAAAAGCTAACAAGGCTATAGTAGCTCATTTAACAGAAACTGAACACCTATTAAAACTTAAAGAAATTACTCACTCATATCCTCATGACTGGAGATCTAAAACTCCAGTAATCTTCAGAGCTACTGAACAATGGTTCGTAAAAGCAGAAGGATCAGATTTAAGAGATAGAGCATTAAAAGCATTAGACAACGTAGAATTTATTCCAGCTTGGGGTAGAAATAGAATAGGATCTATGCTAGAAACAAGACCTGACTGGTGTATCTCAAGACAGAGAGTATGGGGAGTACCAATTCCTGTGTTCTATAACGAAGAAACTGGAAAAGAAATCTTTAATAAAGAAATATTAGCAAGAGTAATTGAATTTGTTAAAAAAGAAGGATCAGCTGCATGGCTAACTCACACTCCTGAAGAATTAATAGGAGAAGAACTTCTTGAAAAATTAAACCTTAAAGGTGCAACTTTAAGAAAAGAAACAAATATTATGGACGTTTGGTTTGATTCTGGAGTTTCTCATAGAGCAGTACTTGAAACAAGAGGAAATCTATTACATAGACCAGCAGATCTATACTTAGAAGGATCAGATCAACACAGAGGATGGTTCCAAACATCACTTTTAACATCAATTGGTTCTACTCATGATGCTCCATATAAGAGAATTTTAACACATGGATTTGTAAACGATGGTGAAGGTAAGAAAATGTCTAAATCACTTGGAAACGTTGTAGTTCCTGCTGATGTAATAAAAGTATATGGTGCAGATATTCTTAGATTATGGTGTGCATCAGTAGACTACAGAGAAGACGTTAAGATTTCTGATAATATCTTAAAACAAATGGCTGAAGCTTATAGAAGAGTAAGAAATACAGCTAGATATATTTTAGGAAATAGTAATGACTTTGATCCAGCTTTAGATAAAGTTGATTATAAAGAACTTCATGAAATTGATAAATGGGCATTAAATAAACTTGAAGTATTAAAGAGAAAAGTTACAGAAAATTATGATAAATTTGAATTCTATAATCTTTTCCAAGATATTCACTATTTTGCAGGTGTTGACATGTCTGCATTCTATCTAGATATTATTAAAGATAGATTATATACAGAAGGAACAAACTCACTTGCTAGAAGATCTGCACAAACTGTTATGACTGAGATTTTAGTAACATTAACTAAGATGATTGCTCCAATTCTTTCATTTACAGCTGAAGAAATCTGGGGAACACTTCCAGAAGCATTAAAAGATGCAGAATCTGTATTATTAACTAACTGGTATGAAAATAATGACCAATACTTAAATCCAGAACTAGATAAAAAATGGACAGAAATCATAAAAGTTAGAAAAGAAGCTAACAAAGTTTTAGAAAAAGCTAGACAAGGTCAAGACAGAATTATTGGAAACTCATTAGATGCAAAAGTACTTTTACATTCTGATGATGAAAAATTA